The following is a genomic window from Aricia agestis chromosome 12, ilAriAges1.1, whole genome shotgun sequence.
GAATAAAaaggtattttattaatttgttttttttatttttttataataatatctatggacgcttcataaCGGTCTGGACCCggaggacttgtgttacaggtaccagacaacggaaatatatttaatacttttatactatacatatatttaagatttttattataatatgatacacatatttaatacacatccatgacccaggaactttgaaaacttatcgtttcgtcggcgggattcgaacccgcgacccccggcttgagctaggTACCAACGCGCTCaacactgagccacagaggtcgtcaaattatgTGATGTATTTaccattaaaatttaatataaatttaaaaaataatataatgaccACAAAAAATGCTCTGATATCCTAAACTTGTTACTTGTACTTACCTTtcatacacatcaagcggggatagtcgttggatagttttttataatattaagaatatcCATAGCTCATTTTCCGTTTTAGGGATCCGTGTgaagtattaagttttaaagtggaaataaTTGTTAAGAGTCAGGtgcccccccttctaccagctaaacggttgcttctggaaatgtgaaatatttcacgggagtaggaaatatgctaaatttaaaaggaaaactatcgtgcggctaagaagacttcataagttattgagttattactcaataacttatgtcgatcaactaaaaataatgtatgCGGCGaaatataaaggaacttttcgttcaaattcatttgaaagtaactgagatgatgttgttagtagtgttttaagaaatttaaaaaaaaacccgccaaacaactttaaaaagtaatttttcatagaggtttcatgtttgggctcatattaacggcctcaatgaaaagaacattgatagatggtaatcatgagaatatgattattctgcactataaccaacacatgtttaaaaagtatgaaatgaaattaatttaagaaatttaaaaaaaaaccccgccaaacaactttaaaaagtaatttttcatagaggtttcatgtttgggctcatattaacggcctcaatgaaaagaacattgatagatggtaatcatgagaatatgattattctgcactataaccaacacatgtttaaaaagtatgaaataaaattaatttaagaaatttaaaaaaaaaccccgccaaacaactttaaaaagaaatgaaataatatttactgcctttaggttcaaataatttctaacttgtgtaaagtaatattttagtccataattgttgtcacggtgtgtcgggggaccgccaagtaaactacaacctacaaccgccaagtcgctgattatctccattcagttcgctgtgaactgatccttaaactataatgttatgtgaaatctcaaatcaaacatctacattagcggtcccccgacacaccttgacaacaattatggactaaaatattaggtactttagacaagttagaaattatttgaacctaaaggcagtaaatattatttcatttctttttaaagttgtttggcgggggtttttttaaatttcttaatttaattttatttcatactttttaaagatgtgttggttatagtgcagaataatcatattctcatgattaccatctatcaatgttcttttcattgaggccgttaatataagcccaaacatgaaacctccactttgggttcatacgaagctcggttcctaggtatagaatccaggtgatgctgcagcagcagtatgtaaatatttacagtctatatatttacatgctgctgctcttactggttgtcgcaattaaaataagcccaaacacgaaacctctgctctaagttggcgaggagttggatatccttttgattaccaggtgatgctgcagcaccaggtcaactttccagtaatatgtgtatatgtatattgtatactcacaaatgtcacgaactagaatgaaatatgatacctatcaaacgacaacaagttgctaacggcctttcatgaaccagataaaccctgattgtccagcactgagcaggctgatgatgatgaattatagctaagaacactctcgatcatgtcagcttttaaacaaaaaaaactagatcaaaatcggtccacccgtttggatgctacgatgccacggacagatacacaaacagacagacagacagacagacagacacgtcaaacttataacacccctcttttttgtcggggggttaaaaatacgttataaatgtatatattcaTTGACCAGAGAAAAAAAACGGTACTACGGTACCCtttattgcgcgtggcccgacacacacttggccggtttttactaatcagtaatcactataGGGAATCatcctaattataatatatgcatttaattttatagCTTCATTACCGATTTTCGTCGACTTTTTGagggttttttgtaaaaaaatatgtcatgTTAAATTAGTTGGATTTAACaacctaaatataataaaagatattgatagatcaaaatactttattcaTAGACAAAGTCGTAATGAAACAGAAAAAGTCTTCCAAAAAGGTATGAAAAGTGAGATCAATATAGTTTTCCTGCTTCTCTTtatttagactgggttgcacccacggagctcatacaaagaggagctggcctaagcaactgtgcactgtgattttcaactaggtcctgacgtcatcattgtgggcggggcttaagtcagtacactttcagggTTTgtcacgtaacgagactcccaataaattggtgttttctgcgtatttaacaaggaaaggatgaagtattgtgttttacaatgtcgaaaacactcagacagacgttctgataatataaataccatcacatttcattcggaaataattttaaatgtaatttaaatataaaagttctagaacatttcagctttcagcgttaattatactacttgacactgggtggccaaacctttgaaagataatacagacgtaaatgcgtataattttgcaatttttggcttttttacaagtttattacaataatcatacttgaatactgaaaaccgttatacacttagtcttaaacacatttaatagctaaaaccgtgataatatagattttattatgatattacttataaaccgccatctgtcgtcacctatgataactatttgaaacgtaaaaaatatccagggccgtagtacgtcccttaatattcaagacaaaatgacatctagtgtaagatagttgaactacgtagtaacatcaacatcgacctaagctagtagtttggcttttagccgatagatgaaatattgagaagtgggcggagcttgacaccccctcaccccacaaattgtcacgcgtcgtttcataaggaaacttgattacaacacctcctcttagtattagctccgtggttgcaccaactaactttaactttgactacagtgcaaaatgtcaaatctttgggtaaagttaaaaatggacgccatcaagacgccatatttaaccatgaccatagagctcgacaaggttttaaatgcacgtggcgataaaaggaactaatgctgtcatcatacaaaaaccgccaaTTTTGACAgctctcctttaccagcagcgcccccgcccacgcgtaTTGCTATatatcagctgtcatctgtcaatttctccgggtaaagttaagggtaaagttaaatttaccttaactttaaatttaactttacccacgcctctggtgcaacccagtcatAGTTTCAACTTTTCCTTGTACCTTTCCTTTTTTTTGCTTTGCTTCTCTTTAGTACTTGAACACTCACACATAGGCATGGTAGCTGAAAGCAGAGGTAAATAACGTAAATAAACCAAAAGGGTTGGCAAATTTAGTTCGAAGGTTCGAATTTAGTTCgaattttctttgttttaatGTAGTCCTGTAATGACTAGTAGctaagattatattatattaataatattttaaaaaaatatacctagtCTAGAATTCacaagaattaaaacaaaattttgggAAAAAATTGAACGCAAACAACTCttaaagttatttatatttttatatacgtTACGCGATCTTGCAGGTACTTCATAATTTGAAACAAGTGGGCTACCCCtattaatttttcaatttacaagaatttaaacaaaatatttagggTAGTCACAATAGAATTCTTAGAATTAGTGggaattttattcaaataaagaattttgacTTTGAATATTTTGCAAACACCTCTTCTTAtttacaccctgtatgataTTAACTAAAACACGAGAAAAAGATttcaaaatacatttattttgtgCATAATTTTTACGCCCactcaatttaaaataaaaattccatcGTAACATTATCATAAGACATTTAGTTAGGCGTCATCCATAATTGCGGTTCATCTATTACAATTTCAATCTATTACCATAATTTAATACAGTCTAGATACATTTACACGGCTAACTAAATTTACATTTGAATAAGAAATCCGGAAATTATTAATTGCTTACATAAAATTATGGCATCCGAAGACGATAATATAAGTtctatggtttaaaaaaattaaacatctacttaatttcataataataattaatattctataGGAATCTCTAAATATTCGCTTGCAAACAGGAAATCGGAATGCGCAATTCGGAaagtttaaatacatattatattattataactctgGGTTAAACAATTTGAATATCGTTAATCGAATTCACGGTAACACACACACAGCCTTTGTAGAACTCAGTGCTCCTACCGGCTTCCGAATCATGTCATTAGGTCcatgtcataaagttaatatacctagcggaatagagaaacaaaggcctgagcaagagagatgtcaccatcagtaacactgcgtggtaaaaagagacgtgtgatacatgacagcagcactttttgacgtccagtcggcacgtgccgcacgttgacaatttaatcttatagaattcatgttcaatcatgcttgtgtaagtgtatacgtacacatatttttacacacagatgaaaccaatttcggtttcgtttgacagctcgagattgtggctctattccgctaggtatattaactttatgggtctaccggaatctgatggcaatttttgaagcagattttcaaaaaatatccttgatcattggatacatcTTTACGATAgtcgcggccgcacatgcgtctatcgtacgaagcttcgtgctatggcaatgatattctacttatacagatctgttacggccatactattttccggtttaaatctcttccgaacaattttcaaattcaaaattgcaaacattgacaaatttgacagataagtgaaacaaaagatacgaaaaaccatttacataaaagagacagttctatttttaaacgtcgaatcgtatcactgtctctttcttcgtctgagctatgacgaaaattcgattttttccagattgttcgaataaaattattgaaaatgtaaataatcgaggtatttattgcaatcaagacatgtggtaagagattccatgtgttttgtttcataattggtacattttcgaaacacgcacgacgtcattttcaatttatttaggtaagacaagacgcggcacgttcgtgactgcgctcgatgcagactaaacaacagacggcccaattgggccgtatttgaagcttcacaacgcgcgcggtagtaacatatctggtttgagtatttcatcattgtgcTAAGgcctatgagacgataccattggacgataaacgcatgtgcggccgcggcattataatattatattcttagaCCCCAGTTACATTTAAAAAACCAATATAATATAGACGAACGCCTAGTAAAATCATTGTTATAATTACATACATCTAGTGAATATTAATGTATTATTTGATTatcattcaaataaaatgtgttacatttctaataatataaaaacgaaacataatattgctataacaaaatataatgttagatttttttcgtttaaaaatattacaaccataattatttatgttacctaatatacctacctacgataagtttttaatattattataccatagacatttattaaaatttctacAGGGTTCGGGTATGGCTAGATGTTGAAAAAGAGCTAAACACACACAATGTACTAAAATAACGAGTATTTTTATAGGTATGCTTAATCCAACACAAATACAGCTCATATGAGATccgctaaaattaaattaatgtaaGTAGGTAATAGAACTAAtagacatacaaaaaaaaaatcatcgtcTATGTTAAACATTAGGTTTAGAACATCTAGCCCCCAGTATGatatttcaatacatttatATTTGGTAATTGTTAAGCTTTAACAATAAAAGCACCATAAATTCTGTAAAATCTCTAAgtagttacaataattataaagcatCAACAAATAAATTGGCACTGAAAATAATGTAATTCAAGCCTCATTCTTTAAATAaacgtatttaaaatattatgtccatgTCTTAAGggttgtataaaaatatttcgatTTAACATAATCACTTTTGCTTTTTTTCTAAgaattctatttttttaactacaGACGTTATGTACTGCGCAAGCTATTAACGAAAACTCTATGTCGTTTAAGACGGTTTActagcaataaaataattatttctttgatCTATATTTTCTTCTAAATTAACTAAAAAACTTATGTTTTAGGTGGTACCTATTAGGTACACTATAGGTTACGGTAAATTCGCATAActaaattaatatatatatttgccAAATCATCGAGATTATATCATTAATTCCTACTTTTGAGGTATTGCTGCATTTTATGGTCAGGCTTTATATTCCATAATTTTGACACTTCCTTCCATATTTTGTCTATGGTTCATATAAACGCGGGCTGTTTTGCCGAGTGTTGCAAAGCGGCTAGCACGTCATGTTTCAGCCGAACATACAATCTCCCTTTTCTCCAGGGGTTTTGTAGTTGGAGCGGTCTGAAGTCATCTCGGAGACACCTCTCGCGAGCCCCAATGACAGCGACTAGACAGAAGTCCTGGAGTTTCTCGGGGCCGTACACGGGGCCGTTCTTGCCTTTCAACACGGCCGCCATGTTGAGTTGTTTGACAACTAGGTCGATGACCTCCCTCGCTGACGTTCGTGGGGTGACATGTAACTTGAGAGACGTGCCCGCTGCTAGCCCCGTCTCGTACGCTGCGAATACCTGGAACAGAAAATAATAGATGTTAAGAATAAAGTAAATCAGAGCAAGAGCAGGATGAAGGTTAAAGAGCATACGAACGAACATTTAAGTAACCTTAACGACACGCAGCTAAGAATCAATTCATATTcactgacgtgggagagctatgcttcggcacgaatgggcaggctcgaccggagaaataccacgggctatcagaaaacagcgcttgcgatgtatttcgccgagtgagtgagtttaccggaggcccaatcccctaccctttcccttcccaaaactcccctatttccttccctaccctcccctattaccctattccctcttaaaaggcaacgcacctgcagctcttctgatactgcgagtgtccatgggcgacggtagttgctttccatcaggtaacccgtttgctcgtttgccccttattacataaaaaaagacTAGACTCTTGTAAGTACATCCGTTGCAAGTAGATTATGAAATCTATGTCACTCTAAAAGTTGAATCACGTTCGCTTAAGATTTTACAAACCTTTCTTCATCATTTTTTAGTCTCAAAGATGAGTCAATTATTGAACTAACCTGCAGAATACCCGCCGGCTCAGTCCGTTGCTCTTTAATACTGTTATCTTCATCAGTCTTTGGAACCTTCTTGTACTCATCCTCGTTCGTCTCCAGAAGCGGCTGGCGTTTCACGCTGTGACCCTTCTGGAACAACTCCTGTCCAGTGTCGGTGTAGTCTACGTCGGATGTCTTGACGTTAGTCATACTCTTCGACGATATCACAACTCTGTTCTGCGGACGGATTTTTATGGGACAACTTTGGCTTTCGGAATCGCTGGACAGACTCTGAACGGACTCGGCGTTGCCTTTGACGGTTCGGACGCTTATCATACTACCGGGGTAAAAGTTTTTGACGGTGAGCAGGGGGCTGGAAGAAGTGGAGACGCTGGTGTTAATACTGTGCGGTCGAGGCTTCGGTTCCACGTTTACGTTTTGAAGGACCAACGTGTCCTCGCTTCGGGAGGGTGGAAGACGATTGCTGTTGATGCTGGAGGCGGAAGATTTGTCGAACTGCGAGCTGCTGCCGAGGAAATTATTGCTGACGCTGGACTGCGTGTATTGAGAGTCGGCGCTCCCCTTTCTGGGGAACTTGAGCTCCGTATTCAGGTACTGGGACGAACTTAGATTGAGCGTGGAGACGGACGTCTGTCGCGGCGCCAGACTGAGCTGCTGCTCGGATTTGCTGAGCTCGGGATGCAAATTCGCGTGGTTTCCGTTTCCGGCCGGGCCGGGCCACGAGCCTCTTCCAGGCGAGGTCTTCGTGATCTTCCCGTCTCTGGGCGGAATTTGGAGCAAATCTATCTTAACGCTCCCGTCGCTCTCGCATTCGCAGATATCGGATTTGGACGGCGTCTTATCGAGTACATATTTGAGCAAAATTCCAGAGGAGTGGCCGGATTTTTCCTTATCTCTAGCGAACCCTATGAGATCCATGAGCCACCGTTCCGCCTTCCAAACGAGATTTAGATTATTCTGGAGATCTTCTAATTTCGTCAGCCTCTCCTTGGCGGTCGCCAGTTCGGTGCACGAGAAGGCCTCTCGTTGCGAGTGGGCGGCTAACGCGACGTCCAGCTCCAGAACGCAGCTCAACTTGGAGTATTTATTTAGGATATTGGTATGGTAGGTTTGCAGGTGGATCATTTCGAACGCCTGAATGGGAAGACTGAGCAGGTCTCCCTTCTGCAGGAGGATTTCTTTCTGGCCGGGCACGGAGCATGCCTGCTCGGCGGGCGGACATATCATTATGAAGCTGACGTCGGTATTCAGTTCTATGACCTCGAGATCGTATAATCGGTGGGCGTTGGCGCTTTCTGTTGGTATCTCCATGTCCTTGAAgaggcggcgcgcggcggaggCGATCTGTTCCAGAAACATCTCCTGAGATTCCGAGGGTTTGTCGTCGGTGGTGGTCGGCACGAGGCTGTTTAGCGATTGGAGCTCATCTCCGCTTAGTTTTCCCGATAGAGACTTGAGATACTCCCATtcctcactgaaaaaattaaaagcacATTTGAAATATTTACCTACATAGCATCAAAGTACGAagtcttttattttttactatggTCCCATTTATTACGTCTCACGTTAGGTTATCTTGACAGCGATAGTATACTAGCGCCATAAAGGGTAGATATTTTGCAAGGCAAGTAATTCTGAACTGTAAAGCGTACCCAGGTTGAGGCCAAAAGGGATACAAATTAAACTGTATGTGTATAAACCTAGAtaagtgtgtatgtgtgtgtacgTACGCGGAGACGTGGGGGTTGTCCCTGACGCGGACGTGGGGCGGGACGTTGGGCGCGCGCGCCGGCGCCACGATGCGGACCACCTCCACCGACGACTGCAGCTTCAGGTAGCCCGCGTACAGCCCGCGCGGCAGCACCACGCCGCACACCTAGAAATTTAATGAAATGTAGCCCAAAAATAAGTAAACTGTCGTCTCGACGTCacgatgcatttctaaatccAAAACTAAAATTTGGAGACAAGAATATACATattaaattgacagacttgcagcCCGTGGCGTTGGGCTGCCTGTTACAAATTGGAGTGGCTTCAAAAATGCATCGTGACGCTTCGCgacgttgcaatgtgaattgaTCCATATggttagtttttttaaatgaaataaaggggcaaacgagcaaacgggtcacctgatggaaagcaacttccgtcgcccattgacactcgcagcatcagaagtgctgcaggtgcgctgccggccttttaagagggaatagggtaatagagggtaggaatgggaaggaaagggaataggggagggtagggaagggaacagggtagaggattgggcctccggtaaactcactcactcggcgaaacacagcgcaagcgctgtttcacgcctgtttcctgtgagaacgtggtatttctccgtggTAGGTACGATtacagtggtgaaacaggcattAAATATCTCAAAAACTATCTATAATCTGAAAAATTTGTTACACACCTGGTGATAAGCTATCTGCTCATGCACGCTCGCCATCAGTAGCTCGCCCATGGTGTTGTCCTCGCTGAGCACGCGCCGGCGGAGCTTGGCGACGGGAACCCAGCGGGAATTCAACACGGAGACCGCTTTAGCTGACTTGACGACGCTGACGCAGGATAGGACCACGGTGCCGTGAGCGTCGCGCAGCGGTTTGTGATACAGTTGACCTGGAGATTAAAGAAATATCTTCAGTTTATGACATAATATGCAATGCACCTGAAAACTATCTCAGACCGAGCATGTTACCATGAGTCAAGCTTCAGACATTTAAAGTCATCATACACTATTGTGGTAggtataaattatgtaattatgtaatCTTCATTTCAATAAAGGCAGTCGTTAAAGAGTAGTCAAGTGTTTCATTTCACCTAAACCTACTGATAGATGGTGATGGTGGATGGTGATAGATGATGGTGGTGGATGGGCCCTGTTCTATCCTCACACTATATCACACAGATGAAAAGTATCTTTGGCCAGATCGATCACTTCAGCCAAGTCTAGTtgcattaattaattttgacataatattagaaatgttaaaaatataatattatgttttgttgcccataaatgaaaatataaacacAAAGAAAGACGACACTAGACCTGTAGTGAGAACACCAGAAAAAATGGTAGCTCTAATACCATTTGTGATTTATATTTCAATGGACTGTATTATAGGAAATAAAAAGGAGGGAAAAGAGCAGACTTCACTAACCTTAGTTTAGTTCTTCTTTCTTCTTCGCttgacacatatttttcacacttggctgatttaAATAGTTCTATAGGCTATGGCGCATAGTAACGACGTAGGAATGACAATTCGTTAGTTTTCACGGAGTCGGGGAGTGATTCGAGCTGAAAGCCCACTACCTAGTTGTGCTTGTGGCATTAATGAACATGGTTGTATCGCTCTATGAAGTTTGCTGCCGCCTGAATGACACCTGGACACCTGGATTCACCACAACCTGTAACAGGTGATTTACTCACCCAGGTCCTGCAGGCCCAGCGCGGACTGCATCTGCGCGGCCGCGGTCAGCAGCTTCAGGCGAAAGTGGATGGAGGAGGAGGTGTGCTTCTCCATGTCGCACCGCAGCGCCTTCACCTCGTCCCACGAGCACGACACCTGGACGAGGAAAATAGAAGTTACAATAGACATTCAGAATACACGAATATATCCCCTTTAATCAGATTCTACTATCTTATCTATCTTATCTCATTACAAGCACAAATATCATTGTAACTATAAAAGGTCAATTCGGAGCTAAAAATGGTATGAAACCATAATAGACTAAAATGATGAAGACAATGGTTTAAATTGGCGGCTTTACTGCTGTAGCTACCAAGTACTAGGTTAGCATTTACCTAatagagttttttttaaataataatttaaaaataaataaataaagaactctttattcaaaccattaaataaacaaatcagTGGTTACAtagaaagagaaaaaataaacaGTTTGAAATGGCGGTCTTTctgctggaagcagtctcttccaggcaaccataaaCTTAACTAAACTTGACAAATCAAATAACTGATatcacccctctttttgtcgggggttaaaaacatttaaaaacatggataaaaaataaaaaataacaaaattttaataaacataGGTGAGAATAATTCTACAAAGTCTCTTTAAATGGTATTTTCTACTGATCAACCCTATACCTTCATGAGCCAATGGAAGTCGGTGTATATGCAGGCGGGGTAGGTCTCGTCCACCTCTATCACGGGCAGGAACTCCTCGCTCGTCACCAGCACCTTGTCCTCGTGGTACACTATACACGCTAGGTATACGCCCCtgaaaaaatacagaaatggtGTAAACTTCTTTATGAAAGTGGTAAGGTGTCAAATGTTAATCATTGTACCTATGTAGGGCTTTGGATCGGTTGCGACCGCAGTGGTTGGGACTCTATCTTAGCTATATTATAGGGtgtaaaaaagtgataatattttaggggatGTATGTGTCCGGCCCTTATATAGAGTTAgatgtgaaagtagtagcgctgacaGAGCATTTTTTTAGTCTGATTTGTatcgtcatgaatttttccatataaaagtaaaaaaataaattgcttTTTCAGCTCTGGCCattttagccgaaactttttcgttttcgcttcgttaagggcccccgagacgatcaaacggtttgattcaaaccttacgtgtttgatgcaaccgtttgatgtcggtttgaacggtttgtcaaacgacgCTGCGCAGTTTGgttcaatacgcgctgtcgagtacacgtcttgtgacgaataaatagtatttttttaaaaggtaAAACTGACTTTAAAATTGTACGAAATTGAGAttagagaattaaaattccctatctcaaaaattactaaacctattttgatgaaacttgcagaaGTCTCCTAAGTTAAAcgatacctagtacaacaaaaaaatatttaaatcggacatgtagttccggagatatgtgaacataaatataaaaacatacatacacttttgaaattttgcacatttgttctgtatattatgtaatattttaggcgtcgaattgataacctcctcttttctagtcggttaaaaataatgtacCTACTTCAAAGAATGGTACAAAGTTTGTTCAAATGcatcggaacacgatcaaacggcgcgtcaaacacaacaaaaatatgaaatttcatcaaacgagcttcaaacacgtaaatgtttgacaaaccgttcaaactagctttgaaaaatggtttgagtcaaaccaaaatttacgtgtttgagtcaaacggtttgattcaaaccttacgtgtttgatgcaaccgtttgatgtcggtttgaacggtttgtcaaatgacactgcgcagtttca
Proteins encoded in this region:
- the LOC121732232 gene encoding uncharacterized protein LOC121732232 isoform X1 gives rise to the protein MDEPSPAKRPSVLTIDRAAFLLLRVKRAFKKKRQQRKEKHAAAAAEAVCRRAPPPLLRSRTLPAIVAPGFSILHAQIDPHRTTDITQSQLLCRGVSTHKVCGLRAHAPRLSFINKDDQEPTDLRRKSASSRLGSSPRSSIASEDRSDGIVLKVSTPRGSVSSTSSGAGLRLARLLTQVRGTPEEPNCDAPRRLSWERRESDGHLPRSASIDSMVEAVICARHSEPSPTTLQLPRADRALSLVSPAVGRRNKTQRGQQALFAAVEHGYLDKARNILESTDVDINSLNPDGLSPLDVAVLAGNRPLAKMLMEFGAKEGSHFKNPEALGAHLRRLSREAEARLHDVVGFVPDKACRDEACKSTAGQAGTLGCAGGTGSEKDKQVQHWERRIRTLKRLLTGWQQARPPAALAPPELEVCGAHAVAVRLRTAAAQQLPIITKYLVEWSSRADFSNVCGSREAHAGASRVHVTGLTRGRRYWFRAAAGNVKGWGPYTVAVPRSVVPSSWRDVSATRRGRGATGGAAAALEALSVAAAGARSRPAPPRLPRKKTTIRQLFTAASKFQKNLRRGVYLACIVYHEDKVLVTSEEFLPVIEVDETYPACIYTDFHWLMKVSCSWDEVKALRCDMEKHTSSSIHFRLKLLTAAAQMQSALGLQDLGQLYHKPLRDAHGTVVLSCVSVVKSAKAVSVLNSRWVPVAKLRRRVLSEDNTMGELLMASVHEQIAYHQVCGVVLPRGLYAGYLKLQSSVEVVRIVAPARAPNVPPHVRVRDNPHVSAEEWEYLKSLSGKLSGDELQSLNSLVPTTTDDKPSESQEMFLEQIASAARRLFKDMEIPTESANAHRLYDLEVIELNTDVSFIMICPPAEQACSVPGQKEILLQKGDLLSLPIQAFEMIHLQTYHTNILNKYSKLSCVLELDVALAAHSQREAFSCTELATAKERLTKLEDLQNNLNLVWKAERWLMDLIGFARDKEKSGHSSGILLKYVLDKTPSKSDICECESDGSVKIDLLQIPPRDGKITKTSPGRGSWPGPAGNGNHANLHPELSKSEQQLSLAPRQTSVSTLNLSSSQYLNTELKFPRKGSADSQYTQSSVSNNFLGSSSQFDKSSASSINSNRLPPSRSEDTLVLQNVNVEPKPRPHSINTSVSTSSSPLLTVKNFYPGSMISVRTVKGNAESVQSLSSDSESQSCPIKIRPQNRVVISSKSMTNVKTSDVDYTDTGQELFQKGHSVKRQPLLETNEDEYKKVPKTDEDNSIKEQRTEPAGILQVFAAYETGLAAGTSLKLHVTPRTSAREVIDLVVKQLNMAAVLKGKNGPVYGPEKLQDFCLVAVIGARERCLRDDFRPLQLQNPWRKGRLYVRLKHDVLAALQHSAKQPAFI
- the LOC121732232 gene encoding ankyrin repeat and fibronectin type-III domain-containing protein 1 isoform X3; this encodes MNVRGAVDITGLLTWSPRNKIKIKLKQLQYGALLEGCGGELPSLSACAPLPHDKTRRQKDVRHQDKVAQVNIHLHALFAAVEHGYLDKARNILESTDVDINSLNPDGLSPLDVAVLAGNRPLAKMLMEFGAKEGSHFKNPEALGAHLRRLSREAEARLHDVVGFVPDKACRDEACKSTAGQAGTLGCAGGTGSEKDKQVQHWERRIRTLKRLLTGWQQARPPAALAPPELEVCGAHAVAVRLRTAAAQQLPIITKYLVEWSSRADFSNVCGSREAHAGASRVHVTGLTRGRRYWFRAAAGNVKGWGPYTVAVPRSVVPSSWRDVSATRRGRGATGGAAAALEALSVAAAGARSRPAPPRLPRKKTTIRQLFTAASKFQKNLRRGVYLACIVYHEDKVLVTSEEFLPVIEVDETYPACIYTDFHWLMKVSCSWDEVKALRCDMEKHTSSSIHFRLKLLTAAAQMQSALGLQDLGQLYHKPLRDAHGTVVLSCVSVVKSAKAVSVLNSRWVPVAKLRRRVLSEDNTMGELLMASVHEQIAYHQVCGVVLPRGLYAGYLKLQSSVEVVRIVAPARAPNVPPHVRVRDNPHVSAEEWEYLKSLSGKLSGDELQSLNSLVPTTTDDKPSESQEMFLEQIASAARRLFKDMEIPTESANAHRLYDLEVIELNTDVSFIMICPPAEQACSVPGQKEILLQKGDLLSLPIQAFEMIHLQTYHTNILNKYSKLSCVLELDVALAAHSQREAFSCTELATAKERLTKLEDLQNNLNLVWKAERWLMDLIGFARDKEKSGHSSGILLKYVLDKTPSKSDICECESDGSVKIDLLQIPPRDGKITKTSPGRGSWPGPAGNGNHANLHPELSKSEQQLSLAPRQTSVSTLNLSSSQYLNTELKFPRKGSADSQYTQSSVSNNFLGSSSQFDKSSASSINSNRLPPSRSEDTLVLQNVNVEPKPRPHSINTSVSTSSSPLLTVKNFYPGSMISVRTVKGNAESVQSLSSDSESQSCPIKIRPQNRVVISSKSMTNVKTSDVDYTDTGQELFQKGHSVKRQPLLETNEDEYKKVPKTDEDNSIKEQRTEPAGILQVFAAYETGLAAGTSLKLHVTPRTSAREVIDLVVKQLNMAAVLKGKNGPVYGPEKLQDFCLVAVIGARERCLRDDFRPLQLQNPWRKGRLYVRLKHDVLAALQHSAKQPAFI